A part of Geothrix oryzae genomic DNA contains:
- a CDS encoding inositol monophosphatase family protein, with protein sequence MHEAQRDACVAAARAGGKILLGYFRRLDPATITEKTKNDVVSAADRDAEAAIRAELHARFPGYGFLGEEGGFTPPEARGGEGPGGPPVAHRWIVDPLDGTLNFVQGFPHWCVSVALWDADGPVVGCVLDPLREDCFLAARGQGATWNGKPMRVSQQAGLDGAFLATGFAFQLGDRWPRFNAALDRVFPRAKGIRRAGSAALDLAHVACGIFDGYFELGLKPWDLAAGALLVQEAGGVLTDWDGGQGWFESGNLVVGTQGVQLELIESLRA encoded by the coding sequence ATGCATGAAGCGCAACGGGATGCCTGCGTAGCCGCGGCCCGGGCCGGGGGCAAGATCCTGCTCGGCTACTTCCGCCGGCTCGACCCCGCCACCATCACCGAGAAGACCAAGAACGATGTGGTGAGCGCCGCGGATCGCGACGCCGAGGCCGCCATCCGCGCCGAACTGCACGCTCGCTTCCCGGGGTACGGGTTTCTTGGCGAGGAGGGCGGGTTCACCCCGCCCGAGGCGCGGGGAGGCGAAGGGCCGGGCGGTCCCCCCGTGGCGCATCGCTGGATTGTCGATCCCCTGGACGGCACTTTGAATTTCGTGCAGGGCTTCCCCCACTGGTGCGTCTCCGTGGCCCTGTGGGACGCCGACGGCCCCGTGGTGGGCTGCGTGCTGGATCCTCTGCGCGAGGACTGTTTCCTGGCCGCGCGGGGCCAGGGCGCCACCTGGAACGGGAAGCCCATGCGCGTCTCGCAGCAGGCGGGCCTGGACGGAGCCTTCCTGGCCACCGGCTTCGCCTTCCAGCTGGGCGACCGCTGGCCGAGGTTCAACGCGGCGCTGGACCGCGTCTTCCCGAGAGCCAAGGGCATCCGCCGGGCCGGCAGCGCCGCCCTGGACTTGGCCCATGTGGCCTGCGGCATCTTCGACGGCTACTTCGAGTTGGGCCTCAAGCCCTGGGACCTGGCCGCCGGCGCGCTGCTGGTGCAGGAGGCCGGCGGCGTCCTCACCGACTGGGACGGCGGGCAGGGGTGGTTCGAGAGCGGGAACCTGGTGGTGGGGACGCAGGGCGTGCAGCTGGAACTGATCGAGAGCCTCCGAGCCTAG
- a CDS encoding dipeptidase has product MRIRPLVLLTTLLAAGAALEACTNLLVTKGASKDGSTMITYAADSHTLYGELYFKRGGRHLPGEKRDIREWDGGYTFDTGKLLGQIPEAPVTYTRVGNMNEHQLTIAETTFGGRKDLAGPSGIIDYGSLIYIALERAKTAREAIEVMTKLTEEFGYASSGESFSIADPNEVWILEMIGKGKGQKGSLWVAYKLPDGTISAHANQARIRQFPQNDPKTAIYSKDLIPFAREKGWFKGEDKSFSFADTYAPLTFGALRGCEARVWSIFNRAAKSQKIPMDFVKAEKGAKPMPLFIKPDQKLDVRDAMELMRDHYEGTDFDMTKDFGAGPYKLPYRWRPMGFKIDGQDYVHERAISTQQTGFSFVSQARSWMPDPVGGVLWFGVDDTYTTVYVPISCGIKETPKAFAIGTGNFDAFNWDSAYWTFNFVSNYTYTRWSDMIVDVQKVQREFEGRYLADQAEVDRTALELYKQNPGAAREYLTQYAAKETEQLMARWKKLGEFLIWKYMDGNVRNEKGEVTHPKAPEDWLRCIVKDHGEVIKVKKVEGLALDEE; this is encoded by the coding sequence ATGCGCATCCGTCCCTTGGTCCTCCTCACCACCCTCCTGGCCGCCGGCGCGGCCCTGGAGGCCTGCACCAACCTGCTCGTGACCAAGGGCGCGAGCAAGGATGGCTCCACCATGATCACCTACGCCGCCGACAGCCACACGCTCTACGGCGAGCTCTACTTCAAGCGCGGCGGCCGGCACCTGCCCGGCGAGAAGCGGGACATCCGCGAATGGGACGGCGGCTACACCTTCGACACCGGCAAGCTGCTGGGCCAGATCCCCGAAGCGCCCGTGACCTACACCCGCGTCGGGAACATGAACGAACACCAGCTCACCATCGCCGAGACCACCTTCGGGGGCCGGAAGGACCTGGCGGGCCCCAGCGGCATCATCGACTACGGCAGCCTCATCTACATCGCTCTGGAACGCGCCAAGACCGCCCGCGAGGCCATCGAGGTCATGACGAAGCTGACGGAGGAGTTCGGCTACGCCAGCTCCGGCGAGAGTTTCTCCATCGCCGACCCCAACGAGGTGTGGATCCTCGAGATGATCGGCAAGGGCAAGGGCCAGAAGGGCTCGCTGTGGGTCGCCTACAAGCTGCCCGACGGCACCATCAGCGCCCACGCCAACCAGGCCCGCATCCGGCAGTTCCCCCAGAACGATCCCAAGACCGCGATCTACAGCAAGGATCTGATCCCCTTCGCCCGCGAAAAGGGCTGGTTCAAGGGCGAAGACAAGAGCTTCAGCTTCGCCGACACCTACGCGCCCCTGACCTTCGGCGCCCTCCGCGGCTGCGAGGCCCGGGTCTGGAGCATCTTCAACCGGGCCGCCAAGAGCCAGAAGATCCCCATGGACTTCGTGAAGGCGGAGAAGGGCGCCAAGCCCATGCCCCTCTTCATCAAGCCCGACCAGAAGCTCGATGTGCGCGATGCCATGGAGCTCATGCGCGACCACTACGAAGGCACCGACTTCGACATGACCAAGGACTTCGGCGCCGGCCCCTACAAGCTGCCCTACCGCTGGCGGCCCATGGGCTTCAAGATCGATGGCCAGGACTATGTCCACGAGCGGGCCATCAGCACCCAGCAGACCGGCTTCTCCTTCGTGAGCCAGGCCCGCTCCTGGATGCCTGATCCCGTGGGCGGCGTGCTCTGGTTCGGCGTGGACGACACCTACACTACGGTCTATGTGCCCATCTCCTGCGGCATCAAGGAGACGCCCAAGGCCTTCGCCATCGGCACCGGCAACTTCGATGCCTTCAACTGGGACAGCGCCTACTGGACCTTCAATTTCGTCTCCAACTACACCTACACCCGCTGGAGCGACATGATCGTCGATGTCCAGAAGGTGCAGCGCGAGTTCGAGGGCCGCTACCTGGCCGACCAGGCCGAAGTGGACCGCACCGCCCTGGAGCTCTACAAGCAGAACCCCGGGGCCGCCCGGGAGTACCTCACCCAGTACGCCGCCAAGGAGACCGAACAGCTCATGGCCCGCTGGAAGAAGCTGGGCGAATTCCTCATCTGGAAGTACATGGATGGGAATGTCCGCAACGAGAAGGGCGAGGTCACCCATCCCAAGGCCCCCGAGGATTGGCTGCGCTGCATCGTCAAGGACCACGGCGAGGTCATCAAGGTGAAGAAGGTCGAGGGGCTGGCCCTCGACGAGGAATAG
- a CDS encoding M1 family metallopeptidase, whose translation MRHPDPHSYYDSAQPRARRLRLKLGVDFAAKRIDGEVVLEFGSAVSGTLDLDTKGLEIRSVQVPGHGPIPWELGEADAILGQRLRLEVPAAALEVAISYRTGAEAMALQWLDPEQTEGKVAPYLFSQCQQIHARTMVPCQDTPIARVAYLAEVTVPEGLTAVMSAGPAGDEALGDGRHVYRFTMPQPIPSYLLALAVGRLESRDLSPRARVWAEPETVTAAAWEFAGVEDMIVKAEGLFGPYPWDRYDMLVLPPSFPYGGMENPRMTFLTPTLLAGDRSLVDVVAHELAHSWTGNLVTNASMEHFWLNEGFTVWAERRILRILHGDDAAALGWAMGQKALEDSLDRFKNEPQLTVLRMHLEGIDPDDAFSSIPYEKGARLVAALEREVGEERFLHFIRDYMDSFRFTSITTEQFCAFVEAKLPGALAAVDARAYLDQPGLPATAPEFRSVQLDTLTVLAESWTAGGRPSAHQIASWKPAELQVYLQKLPRQLTQADCAWLDEHFKLMGRGNHEILVEWLTLAAAADYEPAFARIREVLVRVGRMKYLRPLYGALGQHPRTRALAREIFAAASPGYHGLSRRVVASVLEAYPA comes from the coding sequence ATGCGTCACCCGGATCCGCATTCGTACTACGATTCCGCCCAGCCAAGGGCCCGGCGCCTGCGCCTGAAGCTGGGGGTGGACTTCGCCGCCAAGCGCATCGACGGCGAAGTGGTGCTGGAGTTCGGCAGCGCGGTCTCGGGCACCCTCGACCTCGACACCAAGGGCCTGGAGATCCGCTCCGTGCAGGTGCCGGGCCACGGCCCCATCCCCTGGGAACTGGGCGAGGCGGACGCCATCCTCGGCCAGCGGCTGCGCCTGGAGGTGCCGGCAGCCGCGCTGGAGGTCGCCATCAGCTACCGGACGGGCGCCGAGGCCATGGCCCTCCAGTGGCTGGATCCCGAGCAGACCGAAGGCAAGGTCGCCCCCTACCTCTTCAGCCAGTGCCAGCAGATCCACGCCCGCACCATGGTGCCCTGCCAGGACACGCCCATCGCCCGCGTGGCCTATCTCGCGGAAGTGACCGTGCCCGAGGGACTCACCGCCGTGATGTCGGCGGGCCCCGCCGGGGATGAGGCCCTCGGCGATGGCCGTCATGTCTACCGCTTCACCATGCCCCAGCCCATCCCCTCGTACCTGCTGGCCCTGGCCGTGGGACGGCTGGAATCGCGGGATCTCAGCCCCCGCGCCCGGGTCTGGGCCGAGCCGGAGACCGTGACCGCCGCCGCCTGGGAATTCGCGGGCGTGGAGGACATGATCGTGAAGGCGGAAGGCCTCTTCGGCCCCTACCCGTGGGACCGCTACGACATGCTCGTGCTGCCCCCCTCCTTCCCCTACGGCGGCATGGAGAACCCGCGCATGACCTTCCTCACGCCCACCCTGCTGGCGGGCGACCGCAGCCTGGTGGATGTGGTCGCCCACGAGCTGGCCCACAGCTGGACCGGCAACCTCGTCACGAACGCCAGCATGGAGCACTTCTGGCTGAACGAGGGCTTCACCGTGTGGGCGGAGCGCCGCATCCTCCGCATCCTCCACGGCGACGACGCCGCCGCCCTCGGCTGGGCCATGGGACAGAAGGCCCTCGAGGACAGCCTCGACCGCTTCAAGAACGAACCCCAGCTCACCGTGCTGCGCATGCACCTGGAAGGCATCGATCCCGATGACGCCTTCTCCAGCATCCCCTACGAGAAGGGGGCGCGGCTGGTGGCTGCCCTGGAGCGGGAGGTGGGCGAGGAACGCTTCCTGCACTTCATCCGCGACTACATGGACTCGTTCCGCTTCACCTCCATCACCACGGAGCAGTTCTGCGCCTTCGTGGAGGCGAAACTCCCGGGAGCCCTCGCCGCCGTGGACGCCCGCGCCTACCTGGACCAGCCGGGCCTGCCCGCCACCGCCCCCGAGTTCCGCAGCGTGCAGCTGGATACCCTCACCGTGCTGGCCGAGAGCTGGACCGCTGGAGGCCGCCCCAGCGCCCACCAGATCGCCAGCTGGAAGCCCGCCGAGCTGCAGGTCTACCTCCAGAAGCTGCCGCGCCAGCTCACTCAGGCCGATTGCGCCTGGCTGGACGAGCACTTCAAGCTCATGGGCCGGGGCAACCACGAGATCCTCGTGGAGTGGCTGACGCTGGCCGCCGCCGCCGACTACGAGCCGGCCTTTGCGCGCATCCGCGAGGTGCTGGTGCGCGTGGGCCGCATGAAGTACCTCCGGCCGCTGTATGGCGCCCTGGGCCAGCATCCGCGCACCCGCGCCCTGGCCCGGGAGATCTTCGCCGCCGCCAGTCCCGGCTACCACGGCCTGTCGCGCCGCGTGGTGGCATCCGTCCTCGAAGCCTACCCCGCCTAG
- a CDS encoding NifU family protein — MPKVINIEPTPNPDALKFLVHPAILKAGSRSFKDFGAAVGDPLGSSLFGLGKVTSVFYMDRFVTVNKEASAEWSDLIDPICEAIEDLKLPEDATGDVAAQPGGDADATLERINQLLDSRIRPGLAGDGGGLEVISFDGQTLQISYHGACGSCPSSTSGTLRYIEGLLQEEISPSLRVVSW; from the coding sequence ATGCCCAAAGTCATCAACATCGAACCCACCCCCAATCCCGACGCCCTGAAGTTCCTGGTGCACCCGGCCATCCTCAAGGCGGGGTCCCGGTCCTTCAAGGATTTCGGCGCCGCCGTGGGTGATCCGCTGGGTTCCAGTCTTTTCGGGCTGGGCAAGGTGACCTCCGTCTTCTACATGGACCGCTTCGTCACCGTGAACAAAGAGGCCTCGGCGGAGTGGAGCGACCTCATCGATCCCATCTGCGAGGCCATCGAGGATCTCAAGCTGCCGGAGGACGCCACCGGCGATGTGGCCGCCCAGCCCGGAGGCGATGCCGACGCGACCCTGGAGCGCATCAACCAGCTGCTGGACAGCCGCATCCGCCCCGGGCTCGCGGGGGATGGTGGTGGCCTGGAGGTGATCTCCTTCGACGGCCAGACCCTCCAGATCAGCTACCACGGGGCCTGCGGCTCCTGCCCGTCTTCCACCAGCGGCACCCTGCGCTACATCGAGGGATTGCTCCAGGAGGAAATCAGTCCCAGCCTCCGCGTCGTCAGCTGGTAA
- a CDS encoding Dph6-related ATP pyrophosphatase has product MTRTTRTKALLSWSSGKDAAWALHVLRQSSEVEVVGLLTTTNEAFDRVAMHGVREALLEAQAEAAGLPLWKVPLPWPCSNEAYEARMARVCARAVEAGVEAMAFGDLFLEDVRDYRIQKLAGTGLRPLFPIWNPDTATVAADMVAAGLKATLVCVDPRALGASFAGRDFDTSLLADLPPAVDPCGERGEFHTFAWDGPMFRHPVAVRGGEVVARDGFVFADLVPA; this is encoded by the coding sequence ATGACACGGACGACGCGGACCAAGGCCCTCCTGAGCTGGTCCAGCGGCAAGGATGCCGCCTGGGCCCTGCATGTCCTCCGGCAGTCGAGCGAGGTGGAGGTGGTGGGGCTGCTCACCACCACCAACGAGGCCTTCGACCGCGTGGCCATGCACGGGGTCCGGGAGGCCCTGCTGGAGGCCCAGGCGGAGGCCGCGGGTCTGCCCTTGTGGAAGGTGCCGCTCCCCTGGCCCTGCTCCAACGAGGCCTATGAGGCCCGCATGGCCCGGGTCTGTGCCCGGGCGGTGGAGGCCGGGGTCGAGGCCATGGCCTTCGGGGACCTGTTCCTGGAGGATGTCCGCGACTACCGCATCCAGAAGCTGGCGGGGACCGGGCTCAGGCCTCTTTTCCCCATCTGGAATCCCGATACGGCCACCGTCGCCGCCGACATGGTGGCCGCCGGGCTGAAGGCCACCCTGGTCTGCGTGGATCCCCGCGCGCTGGGGGCGTCCTTCGCGGGTCGCGACTTTGACACTTCGTTGCTGGCGGATCTCCCCCCGGCGGTGGATCCCTGCGGCGAGCGGGGGGAGTTCCACACCTTCGCCTGGGATGGGCCGATGTTCCGCCACCCGGTGGCCGTCCGGGGAGGTGAAGTGGTGGCGCGCGACGGCTTTGTCTTCGCCGACCTGGTGCCCGCATGA
- a CDS encoding GAF domain-containing protein, with translation MSPAKVAKRRSAKADHLAALADLLNASRANPVHLFEHGLALLVDRLGVDRAMLTRVTGLGYEVFWWAVGNGATMAGVFEAPEQGFCPWVMAHPDRPLTIRDAASEARWHKSPAWTALGIRAYAGVALKIGDQAVGTLCVQHHATRTFDHGEVALIRAMGDLMARTLESENLKQELRSALEALELSSAIVEDSALQSPRSGLPNRHYLDIWRRASLFMARRRQEPMALALWSQPMVAGTKGRLGAAVAHLRGEDLIIELSADQYLLLMPHTNEAGAEVLLKRLHETLGHHPTGATLWLPDGKDMTLKSALTRVGKAFTDACREGSALVWIRPKG, from the coding sequence GTGAGCCCAGCGAAGGTGGCCAAGCGACGCAGCGCCAAAGCAGATCACCTCGCCGCGCTGGCGGATCTCCTGAATGCCAGCCGGGCCAATCCGGTCCACCTCTTCGAGCACGGCCTGGCCCTGCTGGTGGATCGCCTCGGCGTGGACCGGGCCATGCTCACGCGGGTCACCGGCCTGGGCTACGAGGTGTTCTGGTGGGCCGTTGGAAACGGGGCCACCATGGCCGGCGTGTTCGAGGCTCCCGAGCAGGGGTTCTGCCCCTGGGTCATGGCGCATCCGGATCGGCCCCTCACCATCCGCGATGCGGCCTCCGAAGCCCGATGGCACAAGAGCCCCGCCTGGACTGCCCTCGGCATCCGGGCCTATGCCGGCGTGGCCCTGAAGATCGGCGACCAGGCCGTGGGAACCTTGTGCGTGCAGCATCACGCGACCCGCACCTTCGACCACGGCGAGGTCGCCCTGATCCGCGCCATGGGCGATCTCATGGCCCGCACCCTGGAATCCGAAAACCTGAAGCAGGAGCTCCGGTCCGCCCTCGAAGCCCTGGAACTGAGCAGCGCCATCGTGGAGGACAGCGCGCTCCAGAGCCCCCGGTCCGGCCTTCCGAATCGCCACTACCTCGACATCTGGCGGCGGGCCTCGCTCTTCATGGCCCGGCGTCGCCAGGAACCCATGGCCCTCGCCCTCTGGTCCCAGCCCATGGTCGCGGGCACCAAGGGGCGCCTGGGCGCGGCCGTAGCCCATCTGCGGGGCGAGGATCTCATCATCGAGCTGTCCGCCGACCAGTACCTCCTGCTCATGCCGCACACCAACGAAGCCGGCGCAGAGGTGCTGCTGAAGCGGCTTCACGAGACGCTCGGTCACCACCCCACCGGCGCCACGCTCTGGCTTCCCGACGGGAAGGACATGACCTTGAAGTCTGCTTTGACGCGCGTGGGCAAAGCCTTTACGGACGCCTGTCGCGAGGGATCCGCGCTGGTCTGGATTCGTCCCAAGGGATGA
- a CDS encoding outer membrane beta-barrel protein, whose amino-acid sequence MKPLLVGLAILASPGLAAQDSPDGNRMGIGLSAVAPVGTWGSSFATGFQAGLQIHFNRESRHLGRLRIDYLQSDTNHPVQVGVWGIWNGTAYVPTPQLADSRMEGYSVAYEWLPHLEGHSRSGLYGIFGMGGTLWNETRRNITTYPGTYTDSDLGFTLSAGAGWRFNPHAALEARFVNTDLSFNGHHRYGSTRSYLAFGTSLRF is encoded by the coding sequence ATGAAACCCCTTCTCGTCGGCCTCGCTATCCTGGCCAGCCCCGGTCTCGCCGCCCAGGACAGCCCTGACGGCAACCGCATGGGCATCGGCCTGTCCGCGGTGGCGCCGGTCGGCACCTGGGGCTCCTCCTTCGCCACGGGCTTCCAGGCCGGACTCCAGATCCACTTCAACCGGGAGAGCCGCCACCTGGGCCGCCTCCGCATCGACTACCTGCAGTCCGACACGAACCACCCCGTCCAGGTCGGGGTCTGGGGAATCTGGAACGGCACCGCCTATGTCCCCACCCCCCAGCTGGCCGACAGCCGGATGGAAGGCTATTCAGTGGCCTACGAGTGGCTGCCCCACCTGGAAGGCCACAGCCGCAGCGGCCTGTATGGCATCTTTGGCATGGGCGGTACGCTGTGGAATGAAACCCGGCGGAACATCACCACCTACCCTGGCACCTACACCGATTCCGACCTGGGCTTCACCCTCAGCGCCGGCGCGGGTTGGAGATTCAACCCCCACGCCGCCCTGGAGGCCCGGTTCGTGAACACCGACCTCTCCTTCAACGGCCACCATCGCTACGGCTCGACCCGCTCCTACCTGGCCTTCGGCACCAGCCTCCGCTTCTGA
- a CDS encoding OPT family oligopeptide transporter produces the protein MSHGSEPQEIKGLPANARRALEPGESYIPLVPQDGVPETTPRAITMGLIFCAIFSMAAAYLALKLGQGIEAAIPIAILAVGLSRFFPRKNTILENVIVQSIGANSSHVVSGAAFTIPALYILAQTPGSGVPTPTLWQVVLVSFLGGCIGILFLVPLRHHFMVENHGIFPWPEATATAEILVTGEKAGNQAKELAVAALIGAAYDGVVSIFRGMGEYLRLEHVWVGRALRDRFMSFNFLNSAATLGIGYIIGLKYSAVIAAGSFFSMFVLVPLFHAIGQYVPLVVAPGTKLIADMTPEQVFFAYIRIVGVGAIAGAGIMGVAASMPNMIRSIISNMKALMNRDAAAESPKAIRTERSLAGSMIAVGLVTCTVGTMAFLSFGLGIRNALVPALVATLVVMIIAFFFAPVAARAIATIGTNPISGMTMLTLVITGVLMLKLNFTGGYGMFLTMMVGGIVCTALAASGAFSTDLKIGHWIGATPARQIAWKFVGTFVAALFTGIAMWLMAKQVNLDGTMALGSSIPAPQASAMKAILEGIFGTVSMPLRWYAFGLGVMLSIVLRMVELPALGFALGMYLPIELNTPLFLGGLLAHWVNRPKAGTSEADAKARENRGVLIASGLMAGGAIMGVVASFIKLKWTEGFPLLTAHQAEGALGEWLGLAALVALCLYVVVYSRQAKGEA, from the coding sequence ATGTCCCACGGATCCGAACCCCAGGAGATCAAGGGTCTGCCCGCGAACGCGCGGCGGGCGCTGGAACCCGGTGAGAGCTACATCCCCCTGGTGCCCCAGGACGGCGTGCCCGAAACCACCCCCCGGGCCATCACCATGGGCCTCATCTTCTGCGCGATCTTCAGCATGGCCGCCGCCTACCTGGCCCTGAAGCTGGGCCAGGGCATCGAAGCCGCCATCCCCATCGCCATCCTGGCCGTGGGCCTCAGCCGCTTCTTCCCCCGCAAGAACACGATCCTCGAGAATGTCATCGTCCAGAGCATCGGCGCCAACAGCAGCCATGTGGTGAGCGGTGCCGCCTTCACCATCCCCGCCCTCTACATCCTCGCCCAGACGCCCGGCAGCGGCGTACCCACGCCCACGCTGTGGCAGGTGGTGCTGGTGAGCTTCCTGGGCGGCTGCATCGGCATCCTGTTCCTCGTGCCCCTGCGCCACCATTTCATGGTCGAGAATCACGGCATCTTCCCCTGGCCCGAAGCCACCGCCACGGCCGAGATCCTGGTGACGGGGGAGAAGGCCGGCAATCAGGCCAAGGAACTGGCCGTGGCCGCGCTCATCGGCGCCGCCTACGACGGCGTCGTCTCCATCTTCCGGGGCATGGGCGAGTACCTCCGCCTGGAGCATGTCTGGGTGGGCCGGGCCCTCCGCGACCGGTTCATGTCCTTCAACTTCCTGAACAGCGCGGCGACGCTCGGCATCGGCTACATCATCGGCCTGAAATACTCCGCCGTGATCGCCGCCGGCTCGTTCTTCAGCATGTTCGTGCTGGTGCCCCTCTTCCACGCCATCGGCCAGTATGTGCCCCTGGTCGTGGCGCCCGGCACCAAGCTCATCGCCGACATGACGCCCGAGCAGGTCTTCTTCGCCTACATCCGCATCGTGGGCGTGGGCGCCATCGCCGGCGCCGGCATCATGGGCGTGGCCGCCTCCATGCCCAACATGATCCGCAGCATCATCAGCAACATGAAGGCGCTGATGAACCGGGACGCCGCGGCCGAATCGCCCAAGGCCATCCGCACGGAGCGCAGCCTGGCGGGCTCCATGATCGCCGTGGGCCTCGTCACCTGCACCGTGGGGACGATGGCCTTCCTGAGCTTCGGCCTGGGCATCCGGAACGCCCTGGTGCCCGCCCTGGTGGCCACCCTGGTCGTCATGATCATCGCCTTCTTCTTCGCTCCGGTGGCCGCCCGCGCCATCGCCACCATCGGCACCAACCCCATCAGCGGCATGACCATGCTCACCCTCGTCATCACCGGCGTGCTGATGCTGAAGCTGAACTTCACCGGCGGCTACGGGATGTTCCTCACCATGATGGTGGGCGGCATCGTCTGCACGGCCCTGGCCGCATCGGGCGCCTTCAGCACCGACCTGAAGATCGGCCACTGGATCGGCGCCACGCCCGCCCGCCAGATCGCCTGGAAGTTCGTGGGCACCTTCGTCGCGGCCCTCTTCACGGGTATCGCCATGTGGCTCATGGCCAAGCAGGTGAACCTGGACGGCACCATGGCGCTGGGCTCCTCCATCCCCGCGCCCCAGGCCAGCGCCATGAAGGCCATCCTCGAAGGCATCTTCGGCACCGTATCCATGCCCCTGCGCTGGTACGCCTTCGGCCTCGGGGTGATGCTCTCCATCGTGCTGCGCATGGTGGAGCTGCCGGCCCTGGGCTTCGCGTTGGGCATGTACCTGCCCATCGAACTCAACACGCCCCTCTTCCTGGGCGGCCTTCTGGCCCACTGGGTGAACCGGCCCAAGGCGGGCACCAGCGAGGCCGACGCCAAAGCCCGCGAGAACCGCGGCGTGCTCATCGCCAGCGGCCTCATGGCCGGCGGCGCCATCATGGGTGTGGTGGCCAGCTTCATCAAGCTCAAGTGGACCGAGGGCTTCCCCCTCCTCACCGCCCACCAGGCCGAAGGGGCCCTCGGCGAATGGCTCGGCCTCGCCGCCCTGGTGGCCCTCTGCCTCTATGTCGTCGTCTACAGCCGGCAGGCCAAGGGCGAGGCGTAA
- a CDS encoding SDR family oxidoreductase — translation MTSPRPEGANRMDPGKPLILVTGATGYIGGRLVPRLLAAGRRIRCLARNPERLAGRPWPGVELVKGDVSDPTSLEAALQGVSQVYYLVHAMAEDSPDFRGRDLRQALTFAAACAKAGVRRIIYLGGLGDPARHRSDHLASRQEVGAALGSSGVPVLEFRAAVIVGSGSVSFEMIRHLTERLPIMITPRWVNTRCQPIGVRDVLGYLTEALEHPEVEGVFEIGGQDVLDYRRMMLGYAGIRGLRRLILPMRVPLPILSALWVDMVTPIPLELVKPLIEGMTTEVVVRDPRALEVFRVRPMAYRDALVLALQRLDEDAVETTWATSLSREQEEQVLGSHEGMFLERHHRHVKAPPRAVFQAFCALGGENGWPAGNWLWQARGFLDRAVGGLGMRRGRRHPRDLRVGDPVDFWRVEALEPERLLRLRSEMRLDGRAWLQFTVRVEGDGSRLEQTAFFEPHGLLGLLYWYSVLPFHLFVFPGMIRALKRRAEAAMTQSGPGA, via the coding sequence ATGACTTCGCCGCGGCCCGAGGGCGCCAACCGGATGGACCCGGGGAAGCCGCTCATCCTGGTGACCGGCGCCACGGGCTACATCGGGGGCCGCCTGGTGCCTCGGCTCCTGGCGGCAGGCCGCCGGATCCGGTGCCTCGCCCGCAATCCCGAGCGGCTGGCGGGTCGTCCCTGGCCGGGTGTGGAGCTGGTCAAGGGCGATGTGTCCGACCCGACATCCCTCGAGGCTGCGCTGCAGGGAGTGTCCCAGGTCTACTACCTGGTCCACGCCATGGCCGAAGACAGCCCCGATTTCCGGGGGCGGGATCTGCGGCAGGCCCTCACCTTCGCGGCCGCCTGCGCGAAGGCCGGGGTGCGCCGGATCATCTATCTCGGAGGTCTGGGGGATCCCGCCCGCCACCGCAGCGATCACTTGGCCAGCCGCCAGGAAGTGGGGGCCGCCCTGGGTTCCTCGGGCGTGCCGGTGCTGGAATTCCGGGCCGCGGTGATCGTGGGCAGCGGCAGCGTCAGCTTCGAGATGATCCGCCACCTGACGGAGCGGCTGCCCATCATGATCACCCCGCGCTGGGTGAACACCCGCTGCCAGCCCATCGGTGTGCGCGATGTGCTGGGCTACCTCACGGAAGCGCTCGAGCACCCTGAGGTGGAGGGCGTCTTCGAGATCGGCGGCCAGGATGTCCTCGACTACCGGCGGATGATGCTGGGCTATGCCGGGATCCGCGGCCTCCGCCGGCTCATCCTCCCCATGCGCGTGCCGCTGCCGATCCTGTCCGCCCTGTGGGTGGACATGGTCACGCCCATCCCCCTGGAGCTGGTCAAACCCCTGATCGAAGGAATGACCACCGAGGTGGTGGTCCGCGATCCCCGGGCCCTGGAGGTTTTCCGGGTGCGACCCATGGCCTACCGCGACGCCCTGGTCCTGGCCCTGCAGCGCCTGGATGAGGATGCGGTGGAGACCACCTGGGCCACGAGCCTCTCCCGCGAGCAGGAGGAGCAGGTCCTCGGCTCCCACGAGGGCATGTTCCTCGAGCGCCATCATCGCCATGTCAAGGCCCCTCCCCGGGCCGTGTTCCAGGCTTTCTGCGCGCTGGGGGGCGAGAACGGCTGGCCTGCGGGCAACTGGCTCTGGCAGGCGCGGGGGTTCCTGGATCGCGCGGTGGGCGGCCTGGGGATGCGCCGGGGACGGCGCCACCCGCGGGACCTCCGCGTGGGCGATCCCGTGGACTTCTGGCGCGTGGAGGCCCTGGAGCCGGAGCGCCTGCTGCGCCTCCGGTCCGAGATGAGGCTGGATGGGCGGGCCTGGCTGCAGTTCACCGTGCGGGTCGAAGGGGACGGCTCCCGGCTGGAGCAGACCGCGTTCTTCGAGCCCCATGGCCTCCTGGGCCTCCTCTACTGGTATTCCGTCCTGCCCTTCCACCTGTTCGTGTTCCCGGGGATGATCCGCGCCCTGAAGCGCCGCGCCGAAGCCGCCATGACACAATCAGGCCCGGGGGCCTGA